In one Paenibacillus sp. JQZ6Y-1 genomic region, the following are encoded:
- a CDS encoding GrpB family protein, which produces MKPLIEVADYRPEWALQFRQIKELILQLNCPAILQVEHVGSTSVPGLAAKPILDIDLMIKDEAQLPEVSKALFTLGYIYEQLQLLPGREGYHRLDNAVPWCPGQQQWMKQHLYVCPQDSAELRNHLCFRDHLLQHPEAALQYGMLKKELAITSSDRLDYTNRKTEFVHSILQLYKKENRS; this is translated from the coding sequence ATGAAACCATTGATCGAGGTAGCGGATTATCGTCCAGAATGGGCATTGCAATTCCGACAAATCAAGGAGCTGATCCTTCAGCTGAACTGCCCTGCTATTTTGCAGGTGGAGCATGTAGGTAGTACTTCGGTGCCGGGGTTAGCAGCTAAGCCTATACTCGATATCGATCTAATGATTAAGGATGAAGCACAATTGCCCGAAGTGTCGAAGGCGCTGTTCACTCTTGGCTATATCTATGAACAGTTGCAGCTGTTGCCCGGTAGGGAAGGGTACCATCGTCTGGATAACGCTGTGCCCTGGTGTCCCGGTCAGCAGCAATGGATGAAGCAGCATCTGTATGTATGCCCGCAGGATAGTGCGGAACTGCGGAATCATCTATGCTTTCGCGATCATCTCCTTCAGCATCCCGAAGCAGCCCTGCAATATGGCATGTTGAAAAAGGAATTGGCTATCACCTCATCGGATCGTCTGGACTATACGAACCGCAAAACGGAGTTTGTACACAGCATCTTACAATTATAT
- a CDS encoding CBS domain-containing protein, with protein MQISHFLLPKEQVTYISSSVTMLEALEVLERHPYSAIPIINEQGHYVGTLSEGDLLWKLKNSFNLDFEGMRHVPISDIQRRVKNESVVITADMEDMLSRAADQNFVPVTDNDGLFLGIIRRKDIIEYYNDTMTD; from the coding sequence GTGCAAATATCGCATTTTCTATTACCCAAGGAACAGGTAACCTACATATCCTCATCCGTAACTATGCTGGAGGCATTGGAGGTGCTGGAACGGCATCCGTACTCCGCCATTCCCATTATTAACGAGCAAGGACATTATGTAGGCACCCTGTCCGAAGGCGATCTACTGTGGAAGCTGAAAAATTCATTCAATCTGGACTTTGAAGGTATGCGTCATGTGCCTATCAGCGATATTCAGCGTCGTGTTAAAAATGAAAGTGTTGTGATTACCGCCGACATGGAAGATATGCTCAGCCGAGCAGCCGACCAGAATTTTGTACCGGTAACTGACAATGATGGATTGTTTCTCGGTATTATCCGCCGGAAAGACATTATTGAATACTACAACGATACGATGACCGACTGA
- a CDS encoding response regulator transcription factor — MSIKVLIADDEAGIRNSIAYALKREHFTVETAIDGRDALSKVELFQPDVLLLDVMMPEMDGYEVCRRLDHRRGMGIVLLTAKNDVIDRILGLEMGADDYVSKPFDLRELIARIKALARRMDRESTPSPDDITRLGPLEVQPASRRALVDGQALELTPREFDLLSLLVAHPGRVYARDELLELVWGMDFFGETRTVDIHIQRLRKKLDPHQNLLQTVYGIGYRAEPAG; from the coding sequence ATGTCCATCAAAGTACTCATTGCAGACGATGAAGCCGGTATCCGCAACTCCATCGCCTATGCACTAAAACGAGAGCATTTTACCGTTGAGACGGCGATTGACGGTCGTGATGCACTCAGTAAGGTGGAGCTATTTCAGCCAGATGTGCTATTACTAGATGTGATGATGCCAGAAATGGACGGCTATGAGGTCTGTCGACGGCTGGATCATCGTCGAGGGATGGGCATCGTGCTGCTTACCGCCAAGAATGATGTGATTGACCGTATTCTCGGTCTGGAAATGGGTGCCGATGATTATGTATCCAAGCCGTTTGATCTGCGTGAGTTGATTGCCCGTATTAAGGCACTCGCCCGCCGTATGGATCGTGAGAGTACACCATCACCGGATGACATTACTCGGCTTGGTCCGCTAGAGGTACAACCTGCTTCGCGTCGTGCATTGGTAGATGGTCAGGCATTGGAGTTAACCCCACGCGAATTTGATCTGTTATCGCTGCTGGTCGCTCATCCGGGTAGAGTGTACGCACGGGACGAATTGCTGGAGCTGGTATGGGGAATGGACTTTTTCGGAGAGACGCGTACGGTCGATATTCATATTCAGCGCCTTCGTAAAAAGCTTGATCCGCATCAAAATCTGCTGCAAACGGTATATGGCATCGGCTATCGGGCGGAGCCTGCCGGATGA
- a CDS encoding HAMP domain-containing sensor histidine kinase — MKPTHPVDTASSYPSKHSLDQAHDSDQNNDQAASYDTSNRPRFSLRWKFPLLLGALLLFTVCVLSMLVLSGIRSNQQQQTEQLLLRQSELMEMRIRQMYLTGTRLDPILFMQRRGNELAVDLGSSSNMRVILYDNKGELRGDSLPLGWRSDTSSALHYALQGQTAYITEGSNVLYLAPVYGTSSLLGVVQLHVSIADQQAFYQNMLLVCIYTGGIVLSVSFVIGWLYIRRQTRDIRTLMKQAQFISRGHYPQPGQHQPVQRNDELGQLGDGIAEMGGMIRQSMNELEREKGQLEQAVAKLSALEQLQKAFIGNISHELKTPATSIQSYADLLRMYGDDPALVQEASASISSEIRRLIELIEDSIRLSLLDKYDFELHPEPVELNELVQEAAERTRGKATNRAIELNVALDASAVITADPKHLMHILLNLLDNAVKYNVPQQGWITVQTQLEESHALIRIGSSGPIIPASQWEMVFEPYTTLSQDRSRTGSGTGLGLPLARRLAERMNGSLYIIRSDEHGTFFVLDMPLDTPPDSIV; from the coding sequence ATGAAGCCCACTCATCCAGTTGATACAGCTTCCTCTTACCCGTCCAAGCATAGTCTGGATCAGGCGCATGATTCGGATCAGAATAACGATCAGGCTGCCTCTTATGATACATCCAACCGTCCGCGATTCAGTCTGCGCTGGAAATTCCCTTTGCTGCTAGGTGCGTTGCTCTTATTCACGGTTTGTGTGCTGAGTATGCTAGTGCTATCCGGTATCCGCAGTAACCAGCAGCAGCAAACCGAACAATTGTTGCTTCGTCAGAGTGAGCTGATGGAGATGCGTATTCGGCAAATGTACCTGACAGGTACCCGTTTGGACCCAATTCTGTTCATGCAGCGTCGAGGCAATGAATTGGCTGTCGATCTGGGATCATCCAGCAATATGCGTGTCATACTGTATGATAACAAAGGCGAGCTGCGCGGTGATTCGTTGCCGCTCGGCTGGCGCAGCGACACCAGTTCTGCGCTTCATTACGCGCTTCAAGGACAAACTGCCTATATTACCGAAGGGTCGAATGTGTTGTATTTGGCACCGGTATACGGCACCAGCAGCTTGCTTGGTGTTGTTCAGCTTCATGTATCGATTGCTGACCAGCAAGCCTTTTACCAGAATATGCTGCTCGTCTGTATATATACCGGCGGCATTGTATTGAGCGTTAGCTTTGTCATCGGCTGGCTGTATATTCGTCGGCAAACGAGAGATATTCGCACGCTAATGAAGCAGGCGCAGTTCATTTCCCGTGGTCATTATCCACAGCCCGGACAGCACCAGCCTGTACAGCGCAACGATGAACTAGGACAATTGGGCGACGGAATCGCTGAGATGGGTGGCATGATCCGGCAGAGTATGAACGAGCTAGAACGAGAAAAAGGGCAACTGGAACAAGCTGTTGCGAAGTTATCTGCCTTGGAGCAGCTACAAAAGGCATTTATCGGCAATATCAGTCATGAATTAAAAACACCCGCCACCTCCATTCAATCGTACGCCGATCTGCTGCGCATGTACGGCGATGATCCTGCACTGGTACAAGAAGCCAGCGCCAGCATTTCCTCAGAAATCCGGCGACTGATTGAACTGATTGAGGATTCGATTCGTCTATCGCTGCTGGACAAATATGATTTCGAGCTGCATCCTGAACCTGTAGAACTGAATGAATTGGTACAGGAAGCGGCAGAGCGTACACGCGGCAAGGCAACGAATCGAGCGATTGAATTAAACGTAGCACTGGATGCCTCGGCTGTGATTACCGCTGATCCTAAGCATTTGATGCACATTTTGTTGAATTTGCTAGATAATGCGGTGAAATACAATGTACCGCAGCAGGGCTGGATTACAGTGCAGACGCAGCTGGAAGAGTCGCATGCCCTGATTCGTATTGGCAGCTCCGGTCCGATCATCCCAGCATCACAATGGGAGATGGTATTTGAACCATACACTACATTAAGTCAAGATCGTTCGCGTACTGGCAGTGGTACAGGGCTTGGCTTGCCATTAGCACGTCGACTGGCAGAGCGTATGAATGGCAGCCTGTATATTATCCGTTCGGATGAGCACGGAACCTTTTTTGTATTGGATATGCCTTTGGATACGCCACCGGATAGCATCGTATAA
- a CDS encoding WD40 repeat domain-containing protein: MLLRTHTKSRSTSSIWKWHNASLFSFAAILTFTLLLTGCNSTHTGGQTLTILDEQQTTPTEEAVTLTSLDKLSNGYGRTWLSNDELIVERDDRLIIHNAATGKEKELTPGRKGLQLLATASPDGKYVYFTEGVPNDRYTIYGYILTVATGNIRKVGQVDMVNEATWADRTHLISGRPGTGLQIIDVQGQTTKLPLQEEHPTEHIQWVQQSGSQLYYLGDDGKGYSVLNRADTNKQDASTILTGTMNFDVMPGGKQIAVLQQKWNSNEPTKLIIIDNNGKTLGTISEGTLLGRPAWSPDGKLLAFTIYQESQQGMKGLYIFDQATGKTTPITSELQAYNTSIRWNPDGTRLSLYQEDNGVVTAIVGIGKK, translated from the coding sequence ATGTTATTACGAACCCATACAAAATCTAGAAGCACGAGCTCCATATGGAAGTGGCACAACGCCTCCCTCTTTTCGTTTGCCGCCATACTGACGTTTACCCTACTGCTAACCGGCTGCAACAGCACCCACACTGGTGGACAGACGCTAACCATACTGGATGAGCAGCAAACCACCCCAACAGAGGAAGCAGTTACCCTAACTTCACTCGACAAGCTGAGTAATGGATATGGGCGTACTTGGTTATCCAACGACGAGTTGATTGTAGAACGGGATGATCGATTGATTATCCATAACGCCGCTACTGGCAAGGAAAAGGAATTAACGCCCGGACGCAAAGGTTTGCAGCTATTGGCAACCGCATCACCCGATGGCAAATATGTGTATTTTACAGAGGGCGTACCGAATGACCGTTACACCATCTATGGATATATACTCACTGTCGCAACCGGCAATATTCGCAAAGTCGGACAGGTGGATATGGTAAATGAAGCAACATGGGCGGATCGTACTCATCTGATTAGCGGTAGACCCGGAACAGGGCTTCAAATAATCGATGTACAGGGGCAGACGACCAAGCTACCTTTACAGGAAGAGCATCCTACTGAACATATTCAGTGGGTACAGCAATCCGGTTCTCAGCTCTATTACTTGGGCGATGACGGCAAAGGCTACAGCGTACTCAACCGCGCAGATACGAACAAACAAGACGCTTCCACCATTCTAACCGGTACAATGAACTTCGACGTAATGCCGGGCGGCAAACAAATCGCTGTATTACAGCAAAAATGGAACAGCAATGAGCCAACCAAGCTTATCATCATTGATAATAACGGTAAAACGCTTGGTACGATCAGTGAAGGCACTTTGCTTGGACGTCCTGCATGGTCGCCAGACGGCAAACTGCTGGCATTTACCATTTATCAGGAAAGCCAGCAGGGTATGAAAGGTTTGTATATTTTTGATCAAGCTACTGGTAAAACAACACCGATCACATCTGAGTTGCAAGCATACAATACCTCAATTCGCTGGAATCCAGATGGCACAAGACTTTCCCTGTATCAGGAGGATAATGGAGTCGTTACCGCAATTGTCGGTATTGGCAAAAAGTAA
- a CDS encoding VOC family protein has translation MIRHLDHLVLTVRNLETTLQFYEHVLGMRVETFGEGRKALHYGEQKINLHEVGHEFEPKANVPQPGSADLCFIIDRSLEEVMTHLHQLGIELEEGPVQRTGAMGNIASVYIRDPDGNLIELSEYLE, from the coding sequence ATGATTCGTCATTTGGATCATCTCGTGCTAACGGTTCGCAATCTAGAGACGACACTGCAATTTTATGAACATGTGCTCGGTATGCGGGTGGAGACATTTGGTGAAGGTCGCAAAGCGCTGCATTATGGAGAGCAAAAGATCAATTTGCATGAAGTCGGTCACGAGTTTGAACCGAAAGCAAATGTGCCACAGCCCGGTTCGGCTGATCTGTGCTTCATTATTGATCGCAGTTTGGAAGAAGTGATGACTCATCTGCATCAATTAGGCATCGAGCTAGAGGAAGGACCTGTACAGCGTACGGGTGCCATGGGCAACATCGCCTCCGTCTATATCCGTGACCCTGATGGGAATTTGATTGAATTATCGGAGTATCTGGAATAG
- a CDS encoding efflux RND transporter permease subunit encodes MIKYIVRKRKITILFFIMLILIGVFSATQLPRQLMPDIIVKQATVTTVYAGATPELVETTVTRVLESKIKEVSNLKTVTSTSSAGVSSIIVETQPTADAPTVWSELRKKVEDAKADLPDGADAPIINDNLTKSFVQAFAIYGPDLKGLEGMQNLMDDWRDQLRSVEGVTDVTINGLPERQVRIDADMAKLQQYGIPWESVMNAIKSENNRVPTGTLDYGDRSYQLTVPANHEASTLQDVVVFRSEQGTPVYLKDVATVTMTNEKAEYLSYYNGQPSISLLINSEVGSDVPSVYNSVNAKMDQLKLTLPADAKITSLFAQKNETDRIFSNLLHETMIAIAVVVIVCMLGLNLLTSSFVALAIPISVAMAMIILPSMGITLNQVTVVGLIIVLGILVDDAVVVNDNIERRLSVLRENPHDASIRGTKEVALSILTATLSTIAAFAPLMFLTGDVGSFIKPIPVVISLAMLASMAMSLTIIPIFREWYERRQLLRGKKRRQDKPAGLLGKQIQQATDWYAHRMMPGVLKRPLLIGLIGLIISTAIYALVAFTPVQLFPKSTNAELTIDMTMPTGSSFEDTDKTVREMAKWVRQQSGVQTVSYSAGGSAPPLFYNITNVATYSTDKAEILLKGDNTLLNSTQAVNEWPALLKQKFPQVSLSIKQTELGIPVGKPVSIRITGTDLEELRKLTDQVKNVVAGVSGTGNISDTMGIQSYTLDFEVNKAALDRYNVTYESLTRTLLMMGTGVSAGDFDNGRDLVDIKIFMKDASSVDPSVLFQQVNVTSADNVQVPLSQLVTINPSFSIKQISHYNLSRVNTIEADVNGRTATEVMQDVRAGMNQIQFPQGYTWETGGETSKQSDIFADLGRLFAVVIVLIFILIAMQFYSMWIPLIVMTTVYLAAAGGVLGLFISQTPIGFMSIMGVISLAGIVVRNGIVLIEFIEDARHEGMEMKEAIIQAASARFRPILLTSLAAIVALLPMATVGEELFRPLAIAIVFGLVFSTVLTLFVVPSLYMVLASGVDKRKARKAEQEALLEQRMREEYGDHPQV; translated from the coding sequence ATGATTAAGTATATCGTTCGCAAGCGCAAAATTACGATTCTATTCTTCATCATGCTCATTCTGATTGGTGTATTCAGCGCGACACAGCTGCCGCGTCAGCTGATGCCGGATATTATCGTCAAGCAGGCAACCGTGACGACGGTATATGCGGGAGCTACACCAGAGCTGGTAGAGACGACGGTGACAAGGGTACTGGAATCGAAGATCAAGGAAGTATCCAATCTGAAGACGGTTACCTCTACATCGAGTGCTGGTGTATCCAGCATTATCGTGGAGACACAGCCAACCGCAGATGCACCGACTGTATGGAGTGAACTGCGCAAAAAGGTGGAAGATGCCAAAGCCGATTTACCCGACGGCGCAGATGCACCGATTATTAATGATAATTTGACCAAGTCGTTTGTACAGGCATTTGCCATTTACGGCCCTGATCTCAAGGGGCTTGAGGGCATGCAGAATCTGATGGATGATTGGCGTGATCAGCTGCGTTCGGTGGAGGGAGTCACCGATGTAACGATCAATGGCTTGCCAGAGCGTCAGGTGCGTATCGATGCCGATATGGCGAAGCTACAGCAGTATGGTATTCCGTGGGAATCCGTTATGAATGCAATCAAATCGGAAAATAACCGTGTTCCTACCGGTACGCTGGATTATGGGGATCGTAGTTATCAGCTAACGGTTCCTGCCAATCACGAAGCCAGCACCTTGCAGGATGTGGTTGTCTTCCGTTCGGAACAGGGAACACCTGTCTATCTCAAGGATGTTGCCACAGTTACGATGACCAATGAAAAGGCAGAATATCTGAGCTATTACAATGGTCAGCCATCGATCTCGCTGCTGATTAACAGTGAAGTCGGCTCCGATGTGCCGAGTGTATATAACAGTGTGAATGCAAAGATGGATCAATTGAAGCTGACATTGCCAGCAGATGCGAAGATCACGTCGTTATTTGCCCAGAAAAATGAGACGGATCGTATCTTCAGCAATCTGCTGCATGAGACGATGATCGCAATCGCCGTCGTTGTGATTGTATGTATGCTCGGATTGAATCTGCTTACCTCGTCATTCGTTGCACTGGCGATTCCGATCTCGGTCGCGATGGCGATGATTATTTTGCCATCGATGGGCATTACGCTCAATCAGGTGACCGTTGTCGGGCTGATTATTGTACTGGGGATTCTGGTCGATGATGCGGTCGTCGTCAATGATAACATTGAGCGGCGATTATCCGTGCTACGAGAGAATCCGCATGATGCCTCTATTCGCGGGACGAAAGAAGTGGCACTGTCGATTTTGACGGCAACGCTATCGACGATTGCTGCCTTTGCGCCGCTGATGTTCCTAACCGGGGATGTGGGTTCATTTATCAAACCGATTCCGGTCGTTATCTCACTGGCGATGCTAGCATCGATGGCGATGTCGCTGACGATCATTCCTATTTTCCGCGAATGGTATGAGCGTCGTCAATTGCTGCGTGGTAAGAAGCGCCGTCAGGACAAGCCTGCTGGTTTGCTGGGCAAGCAGATTCAACAGGCGACCGATTGGTATGCGCATCGCATGATGCCGGGTGTACTAAAACGCCCGCTGCTGATCGGACTGATTGGCTTGATTATTAGTACAGCGATCTACGCACTGGTTGCTTTTACACCGGTGCAATTGTTTCCGAAATCGACCAACGCTGAACTAACGATTGATATGACGATGCCGACCGGTTCTTCGTTTGAGGATACAGACAAGACGGTACGTGAGATGGCAAAATGGGTGCGGCAGCAGTCGGGTGTGCAGACCGTATCATATTCGGCAGGTGGTTCGGCGCCGCCGCTCTTTTACAATATTACGAATGTAGCGACATATAGCACCGACAAAGCAGAGATTCTGCTCAAAGGCGATAATACGCTGCTCAATAGTACACAGGCAGTCAATGAATGGCCTGCCTTGCTGAAGCAGAAATTTCCGCAAGTGAGCCTGTCGATCAAGCAAACCGAACTGGGGATTCCCGTCGGCAAGCCAGTATCGATTCGTATTACTGGTACGGATCTGGAAGAGCTGCGCAAGCTGACCGATCAGGTGAAAAATGTCGTTGCTGGTGTCAGTGGTACAGGGAACATTAGCGATACGATGGGTATCCAGAGCTATACGCTTGATTTTGAAGTGAACAAGGCGGCGCTGGATCGCTACAATGTGACGTATGAAAGTCTAACTCGAACTCTCCTCATGATGGGTACGGGCGTGAGCGCAGGAGATTTTGACAATGGACGCGATCTGGTGGACATCAAAATCTTTATGAAGGATGCGTCGAGTGTTGATCCATCCGTGCTGTTCCAGCAGGTGAATGTGACAAGTGCAGACAATGTGCAAGTACCGTTATCCCAGCTGGTGACGATCAATCCGTCGTTTTCCATTAAGCAGATTAGCCATTACAATCTGTCACGGGTAAACACGATTGAAGCGGATGTGAATGGACGTACAGCTACCGAGGTGATGCAGGATGTACGTGCAGGCATGAATCAGATCCAATTCCCGCAAGGCTATACATGGGAAACGGGCGGAGAAACGTCCAAGCAATCGGACATTTTCGCCGATCTGGGTCGATTATTTGCCGTAGTTATCGTGCTCATCTTCATTCTGATTGCGATGCAATTCTACTCTATGTGGATTCCGCTGATCGTCATGACAACCGTCTATCTGGCAGCGGCGGGCGGCGTACTTGGTCTATTTATTAGTCAGACGCCGATTGGATTCATGTCGATTATGGGTGTGATCTCACTCGCCGGGATTGTCGTGCGGAACGGGATCGTGCTGATCGAGTTTATCGAAGATGCGCGGCATGAAGGTATGGAGATGAAGGAAGCGATTATTCAGGCAGCTTCCGCCCGTTTCCGTCCGATTCTGTTGACGTCGCTGGCAGCGATTGTGGCACTGCTTCCTATGGCAACGGTTGGGGAAGAACTATTCCGTCCGCTGGCGATTGCGATTGTATTCGGATTGGTCTTTTCCACAGTGCTAACCCTGTTTGTCGTACCGTCACTATATATGGTATTGGCAAGTGGTGTGGATAAACGCAAAGCACGCAAGGCGGAGCAGGAAGCGCTGCTAGAGCAGCGGATGCGTGAGGAATACGGAGATCATCCTCAGGTGTAA
- a CDS encoding efflux RND transporter periplasmic adaptor subunit — MKMKYTSWFAAPVAFTVLLAGCSAEQTVPAAVNTVSVTTVKQVPLTAVYDLSGTLQALEESPVSFELGGTVSSLAVDVGDSVNKGTTLSVLDAADLELKVSEAQQAVSQAQAGLKGAQASLSNAQAVRSAALAGVASANAQVESARSQEQGVLDGAREQEKAQARNAVSKAQTAYNQAESAAKRAQSLFDNGLLTQQENEQAQTTFATAKDSLKDAQDQLSLVLEGASSSDRSKAAAAVKQAQVGVQSAQASVEQASAGLQQAQAGIEQAQASVDQAQVGLDQAQLARSKAILKSPTNGVILEKNIAVGQTVAAGNPAFTIGEITKLKVLLPIPDEEISSWKKGQQVSISLYDQQRTGTVTSIYPQTNDNTGTISAEVQIANPQRDWKPGQVVKASRQVQAEKGIMVPVEAVVSTNDQPYVFKDVKGKAVRTSVKTGAIYNNQLVITSGLKTGDVVVTAGADRLFEGDAIDSTASSDAAATQQKDGSND; from the coding sequence ATGAAAATGAAGTATACATCTTGGTTCGCCGCACCGGTGGCATTTACGGTTTTATTGGCGGGCTGCTCGGCGGAACAGACCGTACCTGCGGCAGTGAATACAGTATCGGTTACGACGGTCAAGCAGGTGCCGTTAACCGCGGTGTATGATTTGTCAGGTACATTGCAGGCACTAGAAGAGTCTCCCGTTTCCTTTGAGCTAGGTGGTACGGTGTCATCGCTTGCCGTCGATGTCGGCGATTCGGTCAATAAAGGAACTACGTTATCGGTGCTGGATGCTGCCGATCTGGAGCTGAAGGTCAGTGAAGCGCAGCAAGCAGTTAGTCAGGCACAGGCAGGCTTAAAAGGAGCACAGGCATCGCTCAGTAATGCGCAAGCGGTTCGCTCCGCTGCTCTGGCAGGTGTCGCATCTGCTAATGCACAGGTGGAGAGCGCCCGCAGTCAGGAGCAGGGTGTGCTAGATGGCGCGCGTGAGCAGGAGAAGGCACAGGCGCGCAATGCGGTTAGCAAGGCACAGACGGCGTACAATCAGGCGGAATCGGCTGCCAAGCGTGCGCAAAGTCTATTTGACAACGGCTTGTTGACGCAGCAGGAGAATGAGCAGGCGCAGACGACCTTTGCTACTGCTAAGGATAGCTTGAAGGATGCGCAGGATCAGCTGTCACTTGTACTGGAAGGCGCTAGCAGCTCGGATCGTTCCAAAGCAGCGGCAGCCGTCAAGCAAGCGCAGGTCGGTGTGCAATCGGCACAGGCGAGCGTAGAGCAGGCAAGTGCTGGCTTGCAGCAAGCACAGGCGGGCATTGAACAGGCGCAGGCAAGTGTCGATCAAGCGCAGGTCGGTCTGGATCAAGCGCAACTGGCACGCTCCAAAGCCATTCTCAAATCACCAACCAATGGCGTAATCTTGGAGAAGAATATCGCGGTGGGACAGACGGTTGCCGCAGGCAATCCTGCATTTACGATTGGAGAGATTACGAAGCTGAAGGTGCTGCTGCCGATTCCAGACGAAGAGATTAGCAGCTGGAAAAAAGGTCAGCAGGTCAGCATCAGTCTGTACGATCAACAGCGTACTGGCACGGTAACGAGCATCTATCCGCAAACGAATGACAATACCGGTACGATCAGCGCCGAAGTACAGATTGCCAATCCACAGCGCGACTGGAAGCCCGGTCAGGTTGTGAAGGCATCCCGTCAGGTGCAGGCGGAGAAGGGCATTATGGTACCGGTGGAAGCGGTAGTAAGCACCAATGATCAGCCATATGTATTCAAGGATGTAAAAGGGAAAGCTGTACGCACATCAGTCAAAACGGGCGCCATTTATAACAATCAGCTTGTCATCACCAGCGGTCTGAAAACCGGCGATGTGGTGGTAACTGCCGGAGCAGATCGACTGTTTGAGGGAGATGCGATTGACAGCACCGCCTCATCCGATGCGGCAGCTACGCAGCAGAAGGATGGCAGCAATGATTAA
- a CDS encoding TetR/AcrR family transcriptional regulator, protein MPELEVEESISVAFMLEYISMGEMESMSNHRQDEKYIKIINTSREVFSTLGYKGTTVERIAKSAGISKGSIYLYFETKEDILSAIIDSCVKDMIERVEAELSSEGTAEERLYRAIYAAIMTRRHYTLMDKLAQEARDFGTPAPKNALDQMDEATMRSLMSLLEKAVEQKLVQVDDIRLTAFVLGNLYHSLTTEWERYFEPLSDEQIFHTIRRFLV, encoded by the coding sequence ATGCCGGAATTGGAAGTAGAGGAATCTATCAGCGTTGCATTTATGCTGGAGTATATATCGATGGGAGAGATGGAAAGTATGAGCAATCATCGTCAGGATGAGAAATACATCAAAATTATAAATACGTCCAGAGAGGTATTTTCCACACTGGGGTATAAAGGCACGACGGTCGAGCGAATCGCCAAAAGTGCAGGCATTAGCAAAGGATCGATCTATTTATATTTTGAGACGAAAGAGGATATTCTGAGCGCGATCATTGATAGCTGTGTTAAGGATATGATCGAACGTGTGGAGGCGGAATTGAGTTCGGAAGGCACAGCAGAGGAACGACTGTATCGGGCAATCTATGCGGCGATTATGACTCGACGTCATTATACGCTCATGGACAAGCTGGCACAGGAAGCACGAGATTTTGGCACACCTGCACCGAAGAATGCCTTGGATCAAATGGATGAAGCGACGATGCGTTCATTGATGAGTCTGCTGGAAAAGGCAGTGGAGCAAAAGCTGGTGCAGGTCGACGATATTCGACTGACTGCCTTCGTGCTAGGCAATCTCTATCATTCGTTGACTACCGAATGGGAGCGGTACTTTGAGCCGCTGAGCGATGAGCAGATCTTCCATACGATTCGGCGCTTTTTGGTATAA